The Brasilonema sennae CENA114 genome includes a region encoding these proteins:
- the mutL gene encoding DNA mismatch repair endonuclease MutL, whose amino-acid sequence MASTIYALPAEVVHLITAGEVIDSLASVVRELVENSLDAGATRIVVSLWPGQWRVRVADNGYGMTLDDLHKAATAHSTSKICSCADLWKITSLGFRGEALHSLTTLADLEILSRPQRGDCGWRFVYGYAGEALYVEACAIAPGTIVTVSNLFGNCSGRRQGLPTLAQQMKAVQATIHQIALCHPHITWQVWQNDKEWFTLCRTASIGQLLPQIIHQVKEADLQELKLEVPPPQNSGLSTEHCALHLVVGLPDRCHRHRPDWVRVAVNGRMVKSSELEQTILSGFHRTLPRDRYPITFLHLLISPEHINWNRNPAKTEIYLNQLSYWQEQISTAIAQVLRINSTSVKDAVHTTRVGKLLKAAEEKGGYNVNRSVPSEEHKTLPEKLQATSLQLKAVAQVNNTYIVAEHPGGVWLVEQHIAHERVLYEQLCDNWKIIPIEPPVILYQLSPAQVSQLQRIDLDIEPFGEQLWAVRTVPTLLQQRDDCADAILELSWGGDLQAAQVAVACRSAIRNGTILSLQEMQTLLDEWQRTRNPRTCPHGRPIYLSLEESALARFFKRHWVIGKSHGI is encoded by the coding sequence ATGGCGTCAACTATTTATGCTTTACCAGCAGAAGTCGTACATCTGATTACAGCCGGAGAGGTTATCGATTCCTTAGCCTCTGTGGTGCGAGAATTGGTAGAAAATTCCCTTGATGCAGGTGCAACACGAATTGTTGTTTCCTTATGGCCCGGGCAATGGCGTGTACGTGTGGCAGATAATGGTTATGGAATGACTTTAGATGACTTGCACAAAGCAGCAACCGCCCATAGTACCAGTAAAATTTGCAGTTGTGCAGATTTGTGGAAAATTACAAGTTTGGGGTTTCGTGGAGAGGCGTTGCATAGTCTGACGACGCTGGCAGATTTAGAGATATTAAGTCGTCCACAACGAGGAGATTGTGGTTGGCGATTTGTCTATGGCTACGCTGGAGAAGCATTGTATGTGGAAGCTTGTGCGATCGCCCCCGGTACAATTGTCACAGTCTCAAATCTCTTTGGAAATTGTTCAGGTCGTCGTCAGGGATTACCAACATTAGCACAGCAAATGAAAGCAGTGCAAGCAACAATTCACCAAATCGCCTTATGTCATCCTCATATCACTTGGCAAGTCTGGCAAAATGATAAAGAGTGGTTCACCCTCTGTCGGACTGCCTCAATAGGACAACTGTTGCCCCAGATTATACATCAAGTTAAAGAAGCTGATTTACAAGAGTTAAAACTAGAAGTACCACCACCTCAAAACTCAGGACTCAGCACTGAGCATTGTGCACTCCATTTAGTGGTAGGATTACCTGATCGTTGTCATCGCCATCGTCCAGACTGGGTGCGAGTTGCTGTGAATGGAAGGATGGTGAAGTCATCGGAATTAGAGCAGACTATCTTGTCGGGATTTCATCGGACATTACCGCGCGATCGCTATCCAATTACTTTTCTGCATCTATTGATTTCTCCAGAGCATATCAACTGGAACCGTAACCCAGCAAAAACAGAAATTTATCTTAACCAACTCAGTTACTGGCAAGAACAAATTAGTACGGCGATCGCACAAGTACTCCGCATCAATTCTACATCTGTTAAAGACGCTGTTCACACAACGCGAGTTGGTAAATTACTCAAAGCCGCAGAAGAAAAAGGCGGATACAATGTCAATCGTTCGGTTCCTAGTGAAGAACACAAAACGCTTCCAGAGAAGTTGCAGGCAACATCTCTACAACTAAAAGCCGTTGCTCAAGTTAATAACACTTATATCGTGGCAGAACATCCTGGTGGAGTGTGGTTAGTAGAACAGCACATTGCCCATGAACGAGTTTTGTACGAGCAATTGTGCGACAATTGGAAAATTATTCCAATTGAACCTCCAGTCATTCTCTATCAATTATCTCCGGCGCAAGTATCGCAACTACAACGAATTGATTTGGATATAGAACCCTTTGGTGAGCAACTTTGGGCAGTTCGTACGGTTCCCACACTTTTACAACAGCGAGACGATTGTGCAGACGCCATTTTAGAACTGAGTTGGGGAGGTGACTTACAAGCAGCACAAGTCGCTGTCGCCTGTCGTAGTGCTATTCGCAACGGTACCATCCTCAGTTTACAAGAAATGCAAACACTTTTGGATGAATGGCAACGCACACGCAACCCTCGTACCTGTCCCCACGGACGCCCAATTTATTTATCTTTGGAAGAGTCGGCTTTGGCGCGTTTTTTCAAACGTCATTGGGTGATAGGTAAAAGTCACGGGATTTAG